The DNA region AGGATGGATTTCCCTTAAACGTGAAAGGCGGAACAATTGAAATACCGGGAAAAACAGCAGCCAGATTGCTTTACCAAAAAATGAATTGCTGATCAGTTTTGCTTCCCAGCGGTTTGGCAAATCGGCATCAAGCTCATGAACGCCCTGAAATGAATGATGTTTGATGTGGTACTTTTCGAATGAAATAGCGCTTGGTAATATTTGCGGTAAGTTGGCAAACATGGATGCCCAGCGGTTTGCGTTGCGGTTTTTAAACAGCAGCTGGTGTGTACATTCGTGGATCATCACAAACAATGCGTGATCGGCAAAAGCGCCAAGCAAATAAGCAGCTCCGAAAACTATCCACCATGACTGGTCGCGTACAAACCAGGCTAAAACAACCTGGAAAGCTACTAAACCAATAATGGCCCATATGGTTGCGGGGTTTTTACCAATAAGCTTTCGCAGTTGCGGAAACTCCTTCAAGATTTTTTTTGTGCGGATACGATGAGGTTCAGACTCCTGGGAATAAACAAAATCAGTCTTTTTAATCATATAGTGTTAAAACGTTAAATATAACGATAACGTGCGCAAAAGTTCATTTTTTTGTAAAAATTAATTAGTAATATTAGGAATAACCAAAATCTTCACGATCATTTCATATAAATTTTATATACAATTTACGTTAGTTTCGCTTAAAAACAAGCACCTTAAAAGTATTGGGAATGGTTTTGCGTGTGCCGGGTTCAAACTGCGCAACGCTCAAATAAATTTTGTGGGTTTTGGCGTCAAGTGCCATGGTGCGCGCCCTTTCGGCGGTTTTTAGGGTTTGGATCACCTCATATTCATCAGCCGATTTTTGTTTGATGATGGTAGTGGTGCCATCGCCGCATGAGCAAAATATCAGTTTGGTTTCAGGGTCATAAACTACCGCGTCAACCCCGGCGCCGATTGGCAGGGTAGCAGTCACTTTGCCTGTTTTGATATCAACAACACTCACCCCCTTATTTTCGCGGCAAACGGTAAACAATTTCTGGTTAGCGGCATCAAGCGCTAAGCCGGTAGGGCCACCACAGGGGGCAAGGGGATAGTTTTTAACTACTTTAAGGCTTTTGCTATCAATAACATTCAGGCTGCTTTTATCTTCAAGGTTATTGTAGATTTTACCTTTGCCGTCGGATACAGCAAACTCGGGGCCGCCGCCAAGTGCAACCGTGCCAACCTGCTTAAGCGTTGCCGGGTTAATTACCGATGAATTATCACTTTCGCCGTTGAAGGTAAACACCCGGTCGGAGTAGGGGTCATACATAATAGCGTCAGGGCCATTAGCATCGGTAAGGGCAATGGTAGTTATGGTTTTAAAAGTTTTCAGATCAAAAACTACTACGGCATTTGCCTTGCCATCACTAATGAAACCACGATTAAGTTTATTTACAATGGCTATACCGTGAACGCCTTTCATGTTATCAATAACGCCAACCGGATTTTCGGTATCCAGGTTAATGACATTTACAGCAGTACCATGCGATACATAAAGATTACGGTTGATCTTGTCGATAGCCAGGTAATCGTAACCACCATCACCCGGTAGCGCGATGGTTTTATCGGCCGCATAGGTTTGCGCATTCAGTTTAAAAGGAGCTATACCTGCTATGAGCAAGGCTACGGCCAAAATTTGCTTTTTCATTTTTCGGGAGTGTTTATTGCCATGAAATTAAGTCCCGAATCTGTAAAAATGCTGTGTTAACCGTTGTGGCTTTCATTAATTTCATTTAAATGGGTGTTAAACCCTTTGCGGTACAATATACGGAGCATTGCCGGTAAAACGATAAGCAGTAATGGCAACGCCGCTAAAAAACCCCCAATAACTGCAATTGCTAATGGCTGGTGTAATTGCGCGCCGGCACCTATGCCTAAAGCAAGCGGCAACAGGGCTATAATGGCCCCCAAAGCGGTCATTAGTTTTGGTCTTAAACGGGTACTGATGGCAAAGGTTATAGCGGCGTCAATGTTTTTATTTTCATTTTCGATAGCGCTTTCCTTAAACTGCAGGAAGGTGAAAATGGCGTTTTCGCCAATAATGCCTACAATCATAATCAACCCTGTATAGCTGCCCACATTGAGTGGCGTACCGGTAATAAATAAAGCCAGGAAGCTACCGGCGATACCTAAAATGCCAATCACCAAAATAAGCAGCGCTATCCTGAACTGCCTGAACAGGAATAATATCACCCCAAAAACCAGTAAACAGGCAGTTATGAGGATGATAAGCAATTCTTTAAATGACTGCTGCTGCTGGGCGTAGGCTCCTCCATACTCCACGTGGTAACCCGTTGGCAGGTTTACGTTATCATGGATGGTTTTTTGAATGGATGTTATTACGGTACCCAGGTCGCTGTCTTCCAGACGGGCGCTCACTACATTCATGCTTTGCAGGTTTTCGCGATTGATCTCCGCATCGCCGGGCCTTAACTCTACCGAAGCAAGTTCGGTTATAGGGATGAGTTTGCCGCTGGGTAAAAATATGTGCAGGTTATGGATGTCATTCACGTTAAGCGAGCGGTTACCCGGGTAAACCATGCGGATGGGTGAAAGCTGTTCTTTTTCCAGTAAGCTGCCTATTACATTACCTTCCAGCGCGGTTTGGATCTGCATCTGTAGATCGGCAGCGGTAATTCCATACTGTGCGATCTTGCTGTAATGGGGTTGAATGCTTACCGAAGGACCGGCGATAACAATACCCGGCAGCACATCGGCAGTACCTTTTACTTTTTCAACCAGCCCGGCTATCTGCCTTGACAGGTTTTGCAGGGTTTGCTGATTATCACCGAATACTTTGATCTCGATAGGCTCGGCCGATGTGGTCAGGTCGCCAAGCATATCGGATATCACCTGGCCAAATTCAACCTGCAGCGCGGGTTGGGTTTCCTCAACCATTTTACGCAAATCGCTGATCACCTCTTCGGTGCTTTTGGTGCGATCTTTTTTTAGCTGGATAAGATAATCGCCGCTGTTAGGCTCTGTAATAAAAAAGCCCATTTGTGTACCCGTACGGCGCGAATAGGCAGTTACATCCGGATGCTTGATGATCTGTTTTTCTATCTGGCGCAACATCCGGTCGGTTTCTTCCAGTGATGTTCCGGGAGGTGATTTGTAGTCGAGCACGATGGCTCCTTCGTCCATATCAGGCAGGAAGCCGGTCTCCAGCAATGGGGGGACAATCACAATTACGGCAGCCAGCGCGGCAACAATAACAAAGCTTACATAGGGGCGCAGGATAAAGAAACTAACCCACTTTTGTTGCTTAACCGTGTGTATTTCTTCTGTCTTAGCTTTTGCTGCATTTAACTTAGGCTTACGTGTTACGAGCAGGTAAATTACCGGCAAACCGATCCACGTTACAAAGAATGAACTCAGCAAGGTAATGATCATGGTATCGGTAAGCACCTTGAAGTAGGCCCCGGCCACACCCGTCATCAAAACAAAAGGAATAAAAATTACGATAGTACTGATAGATGAGCCTACCATGGCCGGGAAAAGGTAATCAATAGCCTTGCGCACCAAATGGCTGCTCAACTCGTCCGGGTGTTCTTCGTGTACCCTGTGGATCTGTTCAACCACCACAATGGCATCGTCAATAATTAACCCTATGGAGGCTGCGATAGCACCCAGCGTCATGATATTAAAAGTATAGCCAAGCCAGTACAATATGAGCAGTGTAAGCCCGAGTGTAACCGGGATGGTAATCAATATGGTGATACTTGCCTTGAACGATCTTAAGAAGATAACCGCCACAATAATAGCCAGGAGTAAGCCTACCCAAAGGCTGTCGCTTACGCTCCTAACCGAATCGTTCACAAAATCGGCCTGAACATAATATGGCCGGATACTTACACCCTGCGGGAGTAGTTTTTTCAGCGCGTCAATCTTATCGGCCATATCGTTACTAACCGAAATGAGGTTGGCATTGGGTTGCTTCACTACAGCTATCAGTACCCCATCATGCCCGTTGGCGTTGATACGGGTATACTCAATCCCTTCGTTAACCTGGATGCTTGCAAAATCCTTGAGCCGTACTATCCTTTTGCGGTTGTTGCTGATCACCAGGTCCTCCAGCTGATCTTTGGCATTGATGGTAGCATCAGTGACAGTGAGGTACATGCGCTTATAATCAGACAGATAGCCCTCTGATTTTACGAAATTGGTAGTAGCAAGCGTATTACTGATAATATCAGGCGTAAGGCCCAACGAAGTCATTTTTTGCTGATCGAGCGTGAGCCAGTATTCTTTTAATTTACCGCCGATCACCCTGATCTCCGATACCCCGTCGACCTGCGACAGGAATGGTTTTACCGTGTATGTAGCTAATTGCCTTAATTCAATAGGGGACAGGTTATGGCTCTCCAAAGTGTAACCGCTTACCGGTAAAATGGAAGGGTTCATTTTAGCTACGCTGATATTTACATCGGCGGGAAGGTCGTTCTTGATCTGATCGATGCTCGACTGGATACGCTGCTGGCTCAGGTCGATATCAGCATTCCAGTTGAGCAGCGCCGAAATTTCACAGCTTCCCCTGCTGGTAGTACTGCGTACCAGTTGCAGGTCGGGCACCTGCTTAATGGCATTTTCCAGCGGTTTGGTAACTGTAACCATCATTTTATTTACCGGCTGCAGGCCCTCGTCGGCAATGATTTTGATCTTTGGGAAAGTGATTTCAGGAAAAAGCGAAGTTTGCAGTTTTGAATAGGCAAACAAACCGCCCATAATAATCAGGGCAAGTACCAGGCCTAAAGGCTTGCGGTGGGTTATGAAGTAATTTTTTCGCTGGTTCATAGTATAAGCCCCACCCAAACCCTCCCCGGTAGGGAGGGCTTAATTATCTCTCTGATTGGTAGGATTTATCAGAGAGGACTTGAATGCCCCACCCAAACCCTCCCCGGTAGGGAGCGCTTTAAAGTCTCCCCCACCGGGGGAGATTTAGAGGGGGCTTGTTATTTTCACTTTAGCGGTATCCGCCAGTCCGTAATTACCTGTAACCACTATTTTATCATTTGCCGAAAATTTGGGGGTTAAAATTTCCACCCTGCCGCCGGTTTCAATGCCTTTGGTTATGGCAGTTTTTACAGCAGTAGTAGGATTGATCAACTTCATTACCCAAAACTCCGTTTGTGTTTCATTGCTTAGTATGGCCGATTTTGGAAGTGATAGCGTATGCGGGCGTATCGACTTAATGATCCGCGCTTTGGCTACCAAATTTTCGGGAATGGGGTTGGTACTGTTCACTTTAAGCACAATACCCTGGGTTTGAGATAATGAATCAACAGCGGGCATTGATGAGCTTACCTGTGCCATCAGTTTTTCGCCGCCGGGCAGTACAAGCAGTACGTTCTGGTTGTTTTTTACATAGCTACGCAGTTCATAGGGTAATTGCATCACAAATACAAAGCTTGAGCGATCGCTGATTACGGCAAGCTGTTCACCATCCTGTACATAATCGCCCTGCTGATGGTTGAGTTGGGTAACGTAGCCATTGCCGGCAGCTTTTATTTTATTAATTCCCGAAAACTTAAACGTAGTATCCAGCACATTGATGCTGTTGCCAATACTCTGTGCTTCCTTGGTTTTTATGCTGAATAAAAACTCGCCTTTATTTACGTAATGCCCTGGCAGGATGTTCACCTTTTGGATGTAACCGTTAGCATTGGCCTTCACAATATTTTTTTGCTGAAAAACAGATGTGGCGCTAAGGTCAATATAGTCAACCATAGCACTATCGGCGACTGAGGTTACGGTTACGGGCGTTTGAGCGGCTGTTTCTGCATCGCCGGCATCATCTGCAGGAGTGTTGCCTTTGCAACTATACAGCAAGGTTAAAAGGCCTGCAAACAGGTATATATGTTTAAATTTCATATTATTTGTTCCAGTAATTGAGCTGATTAATGAGCTGCAGCTTATTAATATTGGTTTGTGTTTTAAGATTTTTTATAGCAAGGTAATTGTTGATAGCCAGCACCAGGTCGGCTACACGCACATCGCCGGTTTGCAGCAGTTGGGTGTCAACTTTTACCAGGCTTTCGGTGTATTTCATCTGGTCATCAATTTGATTGAGCAGTTTTTCGGAGCCATCTATCTGTTGATTTAGCTGAGCAATCTGCTGGCGGTATTGTGTATCAAAAAACGCTTTGTAGCTGCGCCGGGTATCTTCTTCTAACGAGAGCTTGCGGTACTGGATCTTACGCTGGCCTCCATCATATAATGGCAGGGTAAAACTAAAACCAATACTGGCGCCGAAATTTTTATAGGCCGGCCCACTCAGGAAATCGGAATTGTAACCGCCGTCTGCCAGTAAATTAATCTTGGGTTTGTAGGCAAAATCAACTAAGGCGCGACTGTTTACCAGCTTAAGGCTATCCGTTTTATACTGGCTGAAAAAGATGCTGTTACTAATATTGGCCCGGATAGTTTTTTGAATGCCGGGATCCTGTAGTTCGATGTAACTGGTATCAGCAATGCCGGTTAAATAGTTAAGTGTAGTATAGTCATTTTTGTATTGCAGCTTTGCCTGCGACAAAGTTAGTTCCTGCTGTTTAAGGGTAACCAAAAAAGTAAGGTAATCGCTTTGGCGGTAAACATTGGTGCGGGTCAGTTTTTTAAGCAGCGCTTCCTCCCGGTTAAGCAGGCTGATCACTTCCTGGTTAAATTTTACCTGTTGCAGGCTGCCAAATGCCGCTATGTATTGTGCCGTGACTGCTTTTTTCAGGTCCTGCTCAGAGATTTTGGCGGTATTAAGCACCGATTGCGATTGCAGCTTCACCGCATCTATCTGTGCAGCGATATTTTTTTTGCTATCCAGCGATTGATTGATGCCCAATAGCGCATTAAGCGTATGCTCGTTGGTGATGGCAGGGGCATAACCATAGCCGCCGGCAACCGGCGCGTAAAGACCGGCACTGTTAGCGCTTACCTGTGGCCTGTAACCTGCCCTGATCCGGAGGCTGTCCAACTGGCCCGAAGCAACCTGATTTTGCAAATCCTTTAACAGCGGACTGTTACTTTTGGCAAGCTCCAAATAATGTTCAAGATTGTAGGTTTGTGCCTGTGTAGCAGCACTAAGCAGGCAAAATAAAAAGCCGAAAACCCAATTTATCCGGATGGTCAAAATAATACGTATTGTGTTAAATAATAGCTAAGCTACACGATAATTCTGGAAAAAATTGGTAGGGGCAGTGTAACAAATTTAAAAGTTGACCGTGAAGATATGGTATGGCGCTTCATAACTGTAAACCAGCTGATAACCCAAACTTTCGCAGATTTGTTTGGATATGGTAAGCCCCAGGCCGCTGCCTTCAGATGTGGATGCTTTATGAAAGCGGGTAAAGATATTTTCAGGATTTAAGGCTACCTGTTCGCCGGTGTTTTTGATGGTTAAATTTTCGGCTGTGAGGCTGATGATGATCTCGCCGCCTGTACGGTTATGACGTACCGCGTTGATGATGAGGTTATTTAACAATATCTCAATAAGGTAATTGCTGGCTTCAATTTCCTTTTTGCTAATTGTTGAAATAACCGTTATTTCTTTGTCGTTGAAAATATCTTCCAATTGATACAGCAAATCATCTATAAGTTCCTGTAAATCCAGGTGCTGTCGATCGTTCAATAGTTTGTTCTCAATCTTGACCAGTAATAACAACGATTGGTTAAGCCTGCTCAGGCGCGATACCGCGCTGTAAAGGTCATTGAGTAACTTGCTTTGATGCTCACTAAAGTTTTCTGTCTGGATCAGGGTGTCCAATTTGGAGTTGATCACCGCAATAGGGGTAAGCAGCTCATGCGAGGCGTTTTCGGTAAAGGTTTTAAGGTCTTTGTAGTCTTTTTTTACCCGTTCGGCCATGGCGGTAACTTCGGCCTGGAGTTCGTTAAACTCGTCGATAGTAGTATTGGGAGATGGCATTTCGCGGCTGTCGGTAACATTAAATAGTTTCAATTCACTCAGGATACTGTAAAATGGCTGCCAAAGCCGGCCCAATATCAGGCGGTTGGTAATTACCAACACCAGCAGCAGTAATAAGATAACGCCTATTGTAATGCCGAAGATGATCTGGATGAGGTCTTCCGTTTCTACTTTCGATTCAACTATCAGGATTTTATAATACCTGTCGCCAACTGTCACCGAACTGACCAAACCGCGACCTGATTCCGGCTCGTCTTTTTCGCGGTAATAAGTAGTGTTAAAAAATTCGCGTTTAACCGAATTGGGTTCGGCCGAAATAAAGGTGATCTGCTGGTCTTTCGAGGCGAAAACCTGGGGCAGGTGGTGATTGAGCTTTACGTAATCAAAAACTTCCTGCTCTTCAACCTTAAGTGAATTGTCTTTTTGATTAGTAAGGATCAGGCTGATGGCCTGGTAATAAATAACGCCGGTTATCAGCATGATAACAATAGTAGCAATTAAATTTACCCGGTTATACCTTTCCGAAAGCTTCATTATTGATCGGCGAATTTGTAGCCCATACCATAGGCTGCATAAATATAATCCTTGCCGCCGGCTTCCATTATTTTTTTACGGATGTTTTTAATATGCGAGTAAATAAAGTCGAAATTATTGGCCAGATCGATGCCATCGCCCCATAAATGTTCGGCAATGGCGTTTTTTGAAATTACTTTGCCTTTGTTGGAGATGAAATAGATGAGCAATGCAAACTCTTTACGGGTAAACTTTACCGGGATGCCGTTTACAGCTACCGTTTTAGCCATCAGGTCGATACTGAGCTCATTGAAGTTAAGTACATTGCTGCCATTGAACATTTTACGCCTGATGATGGCCGATACCCTCGCCTTCAATTCCGAAAGGTGAAAGGGCTTTACCAAATAATCATCAGCACCGAGGTCAAGGCCCTGCAGGCGGTCATCGAGCGAGTTTTTGGCCGATATGATGAGCACCCCGTCGGTGTAGTTATTGGCTTTAAGCTTTTTTAATATATCAATACCATTACCGCCGGGCAGGGTGATATCCAGCAGGATGCAATCATAACGGTACAATTCAACCTTGGCGAGGGCTGCTGCATAGCTGGCCGCGGTTTCACAAATGTTGCCGGCTTCGGTAAAATATTCTTCAATACTTTCGCGCAGGCCCTCTTCGTCTTCGATGATGAGTATTTTCAAAACTTTTTTTTGTAAAGTTAAAATGCCAATTTGTACAGATTCTGGATTTTGAGTAAAGGCTAACAGCTATCTCACAGATTTTGTACAGAATGCCTAAGCAAATTTGCATTTAGCTTGTTGCAAGTTAAAAACAAAATCTGATCATTATGTGGTGGATCTACGCATTACTTTCGGCACTGTTTGCAGCGCTTACAGCCATTTTTGCCAAAATAGGGATTAAAGGGGTTGATACCGACCTCGCTACGGCCATCCGTACCGTAATAATCCTGATCCTGGCCTGGGCCATAGCACTTTTTAAGGGGAGCCATGGTGGTATCAGCACGCTCACCAAAACCAACTGGGCCTTCCTCATCTTGTCTGGCTGTGCAACCGGCCTTTCGTGGATCTGTTATTTCCGCGCCCTGCAGTTGGGCAAGGTAAGCCAGGTTGCCCCGGTTGATAAACTAAGCGTTGCTTTGGCCATCGCGCTTTCTGTTATTTTTCTGGGCGAACCGTTAACTTTAAAAAATGCCATAGGCGCGCTGCTTATTATCGGCGGTACAATTGTATTGATTTTTTAACCTTTTTGTAACATGCTCATATACAATGTAACAAGCATATATACATAATAAAAACATATTGTAACAAATACACTTCAATACCATTTAATTCAGATTTAATCCAATCTTTCTTATAAAATTTGCGGTTCCAAACACCCGTATTTTATAATGAAGTCTGTTTTTTTGATATTATGTTCTTTTATTTTTATAACCGCCTTACACGCCCAAACTGCCCCCGGAGCCAGGGGCAAAATCACCGGTAAAGTTACCGATGCCACCACAAAACAACCGGTTGACTATGCCACTATATCTGTATTTAAACAAGGCGCTGCTTCACCCTTCAATGGCATCAGCACCGATCCTAAAGGAAATTTTAGCATAAATAACATCCCCGCCGGGGAGTATAAAATAACCGCCGAATTTTTAGGTTATCAGAAAGCAACTATCGAACATGTA from Mucilaginibacter sp. SJ includes:
- a CDS encoding fatty acid desaturase; its protein translation is MIKKTDFVYSQESEPHRIRTKKILKEFPQLRKLIGKNPATIWAIIGLVAFQVVLAWFVRDQSWWIVFGAAYLLGAFADHALFVMIHECTHQLLFKNRNANRWASMFANLPQILPSAISFEKYHIKHHSFQGVHELDADLPNRWEAKLISNSFFGKAIWLLFFPVFQLFRLSRLREIHPFDGWILTNWLLQAAFTTAIAYFMGWHAVAFLLLSFSFSVGLHPLGARWIQEHYLTVTEEQETYSYYGNFNAVAFNVGFHNEHHDFPSIPWNKLPEIRKTAPEYYDTLHYHTSWTKLFFQFLFDREISLFNRILRKDRGRVALTDISKPDIDLTKSEATKPELIDVEK
- a CDS encoding efflux RND transporter permease subunit; this encodes MNQRKNYFITHRKPLGLVLALIIMGGLFAYSKLQTSLFPEITFPKIKIIADEGLQPVNKMMVTVTKPLENAIKQVPDLQLVRSTTSRGSCEISALLNWNADIDLSQQRIQSSIDQIKNDLPADVNISVAKMNPSILPVSGYTLESHNLSPIELRQLATYTVKPFLSQVDGVSEIRVIGGKLKEYWLTLDQQKMTSLGLTPDIISNTLATTNFVKSEGYLSDYKRMYLTVTDATINAKDQLEDLVISNNRKRIVRLKDFASIQVNEGIEYTRINANGHDGVLIAVVKQPNANLISVSNDMADKIDALKKLLPQGVSIRPYYVQADFVNDSVRSVSDSLWVGLLLAIIVAVIFLRSFKASITILITIPVTLGLTLLILYWLGYTFNIMTLGAIAASIGLIIDDAIVVVEQIHRVHEEHPDELSSHLVRKAIDYLFPAMVGSSISTIVIFIPFVLMTGVAGAYFKVLTDTMIITLLSSFFVTWIGLPVIYLLVTRKPKLNAAKAKTEEIHTVKQQKWVSFFILRPYVSFVIVAALAAVIVIVPPLLETGFLPDMDEGAIVLDYKSPPGTSLEETDRMLRQIEKQIIKHPDVTAYSRRTGTQMGFFITEPNSGDYLIQLKKDRTKSTEEVISDLRKMVEETQPALQVEFGQVISDMLGDLTTSAEPIEIKVFGDNQQTLQNLSRQIAGLVEKVKGTADVLPGIVIAGPSVSIQPHYSKIAQYGITAADLQMQIQTALEGNVIGSLLEKEQLSPIRMVYPGNRSLNVNDIHNLHIFLPSGKLIPITELASVELRPGDAEINRENLQSMNVVSARLEDSDLGTVITSIQKTIHDNVNLPTGYHVEYGGAYAQQQQSFKELLIILITACLLVFGVILFLFRQFRIALLILVIGILGIAGSFLALFITGTPLNVGSYTGLIMIVGIIGENAIFTFLQFKESAIENENKNIDAAITFAISTRLRPKLMTALGAIIALLPLALGIGAGAQLHQPLAIAVIGGFLAALPLLLIVLPAMLRILYRKGFNTHLNEINESHNG
- a CDS encoding efflux RND transporter periplasmic adaptor subunit produces the protein MKFKHIYLFAGLLTLLYSCKGNTPADDAGDAETAAQTPVTVTSVADSAMVDYIDLSATSVFQQKNIVKANANGYIQKVNILPGHYVNKGEFLFSIKTKEAQSIGNSINVLDTTFKFSGINKIKAAGNGYVTQLNHQQGDYVQDGEQLAVISDRSSFVFVMQLPYELRSYVKNNQNVLLVLPGGEKLMAQVSSSMPAVDSLSQTQGIVLKVNSTNPIPENLVAKARIIKSIRPHTLSLPKSAILSNETQTEFWVMKLINPTTAVKTAITKGIETGGRVEILTPKFSANDKIVVTGNYGLADTAKVKITSPL
- a CDS encoding TolC family protein, whose protein sequence is MTIRINWVFGFLFCLLSAATQAQTYNLEHYLELAKSNSPLLKDLQNQVASGQLDSLRIRAGYRPQVSANSAGLYAPVAGGYGYAPAITNEHTLNALLGINQSLDSKKNIAAQIDAVKLQSQSVLNTAKISEQDLKKAVTAQYIAAFGSLQQVKFNQEVISLLNREEALLKKLTRTNVYRQSDYLTFLVTLKQQELTLSQAKLQYKNDYTTLNYLTGIADTSYIELQDPGIQKTIRANISNSIFFSQYKTDSLKLVNSRALVDFAYKPKINLLADGGYNSDFLSGPAYKNFGASIGFSFTLPLYDGGQRKIQYRKLSLEEDTRRSYKAFFDTQYRQQIAQLNQQIDGSEKLLNQIDDQMKYTESLVKVDTQLLQTGDVRVADLVLAINNYLAIKNLKTQTNINKLQLINQLNYWNK
- a CDS encoding sensor histidine kinase, which produces MKLSERYNRVNLIATIVIMLITGVIYYQAISLILTNQKDNSLKVEEQEVFDYVKLNHHLPQVFASKDQQITFISAEPNSVKREFFNTTYYREKDEPESGRGLVSSVTVGDRYYKILIVESKVETEDLIQIIFGITIGVILLLLLVLVITNRLILGRLWQPFYSILSELKLFNVTDSREMPSPNTTIDEFNELQAEVTAMAERVKKDYKDLKTFTENASHELLTPIAVINSKLDTLIQTENFSEHQSKLLNDLYSAVSRLSRLNQSLLLLVKIENKLLNDRQHLDLQELIDDLLYQLEDIFNDKEITVISTISKKEIEASNYLIEILLNNLIINAVRHNRTGGEIIISLTAENLTIKNTGEQVALNPENIFTRFHKASTSEGSGLGLTISKQICESLGYQLVYSYEAPYHIFTVNF
- a CDS encoding response regulator transcription factor; amino-acid sequence: MKILIIEDEEGLRESIEEYFTEAGNICETAASYAAALAKVELYRYDCILLDITLPGGNGIDILKKLKANNYTDGVLIISAKNSLDDRLQGLDLGADDYLVKPFHLSELKARVSAIIRRKMFNGSNVLNFNELSIDLMAKTVAVNGIPVKFTRKEFALLIYFISNKGKVISKNAIAEHLWGDGIDLANNFDFIYSHIKNIRKKIMEAGGKDYIYAAYGMGYKFADQ
- a CDS encoding EamA family transporter, whose translation is MWWIYALLSALFAALTAIFAKIGIKGVDTDLATAIRTVIILILAWAIALFKGSHGGISTLTKTNWAFLILSGCATGLSWICYFRALQLGKVSQVAPVDKLSVALAIALSVIFLGEPLTLKNAIGALLIIGGTIVLIF